One Deinococcus reticulitermitis genomic region harbors:
- a CDS encoding cobalamin B12-binding domain-containing protein gives MDGTDRRIRVLIAKPGMDGHDRGAKVVARALRDAGMEVIYTGLRQTADMIVNAALQEDVDAIGLSVLSGAHMHYFTEVMGLLREKGADDIIVFGGGIIPDQDLPRLRELGVGKVFTPGASTEDAAEYLRGAVRERWQQQGEA, from the coding sequence ATGGACGGGACAGACCGCCGAATCCGGGTGCTGATCGCCAAACCCGGCATGGATGGGCACGACCGCGGGGCCAAAGTTGTCGCCCGCGCGCTGCGGGATGCGGGCATGGAAGTGATCTACACCGGCCTGCGCCAGACCGCCGATATGATCGTGAACGCGGCGCTACAGGAGGACGTGGACGCCATCGGCCTGAGCGTGCTCTCAGGTGCACACATGCACTACTTCACGGAGGTGATGGGCCTGCTGCGCGAGAAGGGCGCGGACGACATCATCGTGTTCGGGGGCGGCATCATCCCGGATCAGGACCTGCCCAGGCTCCGGGAACTCGGCGTCGGCAAGGTCTTCACGCCAGGCGCGAGCACCGAGGACGCCGCCGAGTACCTGCGCGGCGCGGTGCGCGAGCGCTGGCAGCAGCAGGGCGAGGCCTAG
- the rplT gene encoding 50S ribosomal protein L20 produces MPRAKTGIIRRRRHKKVLKRAKGFWGSRSKQYRNAFQTLLNAATYEYRDRRNKKRDFRRLWIQRINAGARLHGMNYSTFIAGLRKANIDLNRKVLADIAAREPEAFRALVEAAQDARKS; encoded by the coding sequence ATGCCACGCGCCAAGACCGGGATCATTCGTCGCCGCCGTCACAAGAAGGTGCTCAAGCGCGCCAAGGGCTTCTGGGGTTCGCGCTCCAAGCAGTACCGCAACGCCTTCCAGACGCTGCTCAACGCCGCCACCTACGAGTACCGCGATCGCCGCAACAAGAAGCGTGACTTCCGCCGGTTGTGGATTCAGCGCATCAACGCCGGGGCCCGCCTGCACGGCATGAACTACTCGACCTTCATCGCCGGATTGAGGAAAGCGAACATCGACCTCAACCGCAAGGTGCTGGCCGACATCGCTGCCCGCGAGCCCGAAGCCTTTAGGGCGCTCGTCGAAGCGGCCCAGGACGCGCGCAAGTCGTAA
- a CDS encoding DUF4442 domain-containing protein, translating into MTQPASLPAPAVQAIQAALHAIPMNATVGVRITDVGVGWATGECADTPPFRNHLGTIHAGAQFLLAEAVSGAAFAGAFARALGEAVPLIEKLETHYVGRAVGDLRAHAEIDPATLGAAYAEYKAEGRARLIVLVTVRDGEAKDVMQGVAHWYLRRRPAAV; encoded by the coding sequence ATGACCCAACCCGCTTCCCTGCCCGCCCCAGCGGTTCAGGCGATCCAAGCCGCCCTGCACGCCATCCCCATGAACGCCACTGTGGGGGTCCGGATTACCGATGTCGGTGTCGGCTGGGCGACCGGCGAGTGCGCCGATACGCCGCCCTTTCGTAACCACCTGGGCACCATCCACGCGGGCGCGCAGTTTCTGCTGGCCGAGGCGGTGAGTGGCGCCGCATTCGCCGGGGCCTTCGCCCGGGCGCTCGGCGAGGCCGTGCCCCTGATCGAGAAGCTCGAAACGCACTACGTGGGCCGCGCGGTGGGTGATCTCCGCGCCCACGCCGAAATCGACCCGGCCACGCTGGGCGCCGCCTACGCCGAGTACAAGGCCGAAGGCAGGGCTCGCCTGATCGTGCTGGTGACCGTGCGCGACGGTGAGGCCAAGGACGTGATGCAGGGGGTGGCCCACTGGTATCTGCGCCGCCGCCCAGCTGCCGTTTGA
- the rpmI gene encoding 50S ribosomal protein L35 — protein MPKMKTHKMAKRRIKITGTGKVMAFKSGKRHQNTGKSGDEIRGKGKGFVLAKAEWARMKLMLPRGK, from the coding sequence ATGCCCAAGATGAAGACGCACAAGATGGCCAAGCGCCGGATCAAGATCACCGGCACCGGCAAAGTCATGGCGTTCAAGAGTGGCAAGCGCCACCAGAACACCGGCAAGAGCGGCGACGAGATTCGCGGCAAGGGCAAGGGCTTCGTGCTCGCCAAGGCCGAGTGGGCCCGCATGAAGTTGATGCTCCCGAGGGGGAAATAA
- a CDS encoding DUF808 domain-containing protein, which produces MSGGLVALLDDVAAIAKVAAASIDDIGAAAGRASVKAVGVVVDDTAVTPRYVTGFSPDRELPIIWRIARGSLINKVVFILPVILLLSQFVPWALTPLLMLGGAYLCFEGAEKLYEAVTGHHEDAHDTPAVLSSQEHEQKMVAGAIRTDFILSAEIMVISLNEVADQTFALRAATLVVVALLITLLVYGVVALIVKMDDIGLRLAQGRTGGAQALGRALVRGMPKLLAALSIIGTVAMLWVGGHIILDGLKKFGFGGLAESLHHDALAVGAALPFLGGLFTWLTETLGSAMTGLLLGAVIVGILHLLPRKHAAPSGAH; this is translated from the coding sequence ATGAGCGGCGGCCTCGTCGCGCTGCTCGACGACGTGGCGGCCATCGCCAAGGTCGCGGCGGCGTCCATCGACGACATCGGGGCGGCGGCGGGCCGGGCGAGCGTCAAGGCGGTCGGCGTGGTCGTGGACGACACCGCCGTGACGCCGCGTTACGTCACCGGCTTCAGCCCGGACCGCGAGCTGCCGATCATCTGGCGCATCGCGCGGGGCTCCCTGATCAACAAGGTCGTCTTCATCCTGCCGGTGATCCTGCTGCTCAGCCAGTTCGTGCCGTGGGCGCTGACCCCGCTGCTGATGCTCGGCGGGGCGTACCTGTGCTTTGAAGGCGCCGAGAAGCTCTACGAGGCCGTCACCGGGCACCACGAGGACGCCCACGATACCCCGGCGGTCCTGAGCAGCCAGGAGCACGAGCAGAAGATGGTGGCCGGCGCGATCCGCACCGACTTCATCCTTTCGGCAGAGATCATGGTGATCTCGCTCAACGAGGTCGCGGACCAGACCTTCGCGCTGCGCGCCGCCACCCTGGTCGTAGTGGCGCTGCTGATCACGCTGCTCGTGTACGGGGTCGTCGCATTGATCGTGAAGATGGACGACATCGGCCTGCGCCTCGCCCAGGGCCGGACCGGCGGCGCGCAGGCGCTCGGGCGTGCGCTCGTGCGCGGCATGCCCAAGCTGCTCGCGGCGCTCTCGATCATCGGCACGGTGGCGATGCTGTGGGTCGGCGGGCACATCATCCTCGACGGACTCAAGAAATTCGGCTTCGGTGGCCTCGCCGAGTCGCTGCACCACGACGCGCTGGCCGTCGGCGCCGCCCTGCCCTTCCTGGGCGGCTTGTTCACCTGGCTGACCGAAACCCTCGGTTCGGCCATGACCGGCCTACTGCTCGGCGCCGTGATCGTCGGAATCCTGCACCTGCTGCCGCGCAAGCACGCGGCGCCCTCCGGCGCCCACTGA
- a CDS encoding glutamine synthetase III produces the protein MTQQDLEVSSAARNWRVDVQQTASPSQLVNELFASDVLTLEQLKTRLSRSAYKSLQATVERGERLDASIADTVALAMKTWAMEKGATHYTHWFQPLTGSTAEKHDSFLNPSGDGVAIMSFSGKELIQAEPDASSFPSGGLRATFEARGYTAWDPSSPAFIVRHANGATLCIPSVFASWTGEALDLKIPLLRSIEALGKAVTPAMKLFGASEGTRVTSTLGAEQEYFLITEEYFYRRPDLVMTGRTLFGTKPPRGQELEDHYFGAIPDRVLSFMTDAETQLYALGIPVKTRHNEVAPGQFEIAPIFENSNIAADHQQLIMQILRTTARKYGLVCLLHEKPFAGVNGSGKHCNWSMGTDAGENLLDPGDTPSENMQFLFFCSAVLKAVDDHQDLLRTCVASASNDHRLGANEAPPAILSIFLGSELTDIFERIVSGEGGSAKSSGLMGLGSQVLPEIPVHAGDRNRTSPFAFTGNKFEFRAVGSSQSISFPVTVMNAIFADAVAQLTADLQHRIDAGAGFDDAVAGVVRDTYRKYQRIVFNGDGYSEAWHQEAEQERGLLNLRTTIDAVETLTHEKNLRLFNDLAILNERELVARQEIMYDIYFKTVNIEGETTEYMAQTAILPAAVTYLGELEQAGPAGRAVQGLKAQVSDLTDELYDALHTLHAVNEELGGEEVHEKAHHMRDKVLPAMQQVRAAADHLEKVVSAKHWPMPTYRQMLFVK, from the coding sequence ATGACCCAGCAAGACCTCGAAGTAAGCTCCGCCGCGCGCAACTGGCGGGTCGACGTGCAGCAGACCGCCAGCCCCAGCCAGCTCGTCAACGAACTGTTTGCGAGCGACGTGCTGACCCTGGAGCAGCTCAAGACCCGCCTGAGCCGCAGCGCCTACAAGAGCCTTCAGGCGACGGTGGAGCGGGGCGAGCGCCTCGACGCCTCGATTGCCGATACCGTGGCGCTCGCCATGAAGACCTGGGCGATGGAAAAGGGGGCCACCCACTACACCCACTGGTTCCAGCCGCTTACGGGTTCCACCGCCGAGAAGCACGACTCCTTCCTCAATCCCTCGGGCGACGGGGTGGCGATCATGTCGTTTTCCGGCAAGGAGCTGATCCAGGCCGAGCCCGACGCCTCGTCCTTTCCCTCGGGGGGCCTGCGGGCCACCTTCGAGGCGCGCGGCTACACGGCCTGGGACCCCAGCAGTCCGGCCTTCATCGTCCGGCACGCCAACGGCGCAACGCTGTGCATCCCGAGCGTGTTCGCGAGCTGGACCGGCGAGGCGCTGGACCTCAAGATCCCGCTGCTGCGCTCGATCGAGGCGCTGGGCAAGGCGGTCACCCCGGCGATGAAGCTGTTCGGCGCCTCGGAAGGCACCCGCGTAACGAGCACCCTGGGCGCCGAGCAGGAATATTTCCTGATCACCGAGGAATACTTCTACCGCCGCCCCGACCTCGTGATGACGGGCCGCACCCTGTTCGGCACCAAGCCGCCGCGCGGCCAGGAGCTCGAGGACCACTATTTCGGCGCGATCCCGGACCGCGTGCTGAGCTTCATGACCGACGCCGAAACGCAGCTCTACGCGCTCGGGATTCCAGTCAAGACCCGCCACAACGAGGTGGCGCCGGGGCAGTTCGAGATCGCGCCCATCTTCGAGAACTCCAACATCGCCGCCGACCACCAGCAGCTGATCATGCAAATCCTGCGCACGACCGCGCGCAAGTACGGCCTGGTGTGCCTGCTGCATGAAAAGCCCTTCGCGGGCGTGAACGGCTCGGGCAAGCACTGCAACTGGAGCATGGGCACCGACGCGGGCGAGAACCTGCTCGACCCCGGCGACACGCCCAGCGAGAACATGCAGTTTCTGTTTTTCTGCTCGGCGGTGCTCAAGGCGGTCGACGACCACCAGGACCTGTTGCGCACCTGCGTGGCGAGTGCCAGCAACGACCACCGCCTCGGGGCCAACGAGGCGCCGCCCGCGATTCTCTCGATCTTCCTGGGCAGCGAACTGACCGACATCTTCGAGCGCATCGTGAGCGGCGAAGGCGGCAGCGCCAAGTCGTCCGGGTTGATGGGCCTGGGCAGTCAGGTGCTGCCCGAGATCCCGGTGCATGCCGGCGACCGCAACCGCACCAGCCCCTTCGCCTTTACCGGCAACAAGTTCGAGTTCCGCGCGGTGGGCTCCTCGCAGAGCATCTCCTTCCCAGTCACGGTGATGAACGCCATCTTCGCCGACGCAGTCGCGCAGCTCACGGCCGATCTTCAGCACCGGATTGACGCCGGAGCGGGATTCGACGACGCGGTCGCCGGGGTGGTGCGCGACACCTACCGCAAGTACCAGCGCATCGTCTTCAACGGCGACGGCTACAGCGAGGCCTGGCATCAGGAGGCCGAGCAGGAGCGCGGACTGCTCAACCTGCGCACGACCATCGACGCCGTGGAGACGCTCACCCACGAGAAGAACCTGCGGCTCTTCAATGACCTCGCCATCCTGAACGAGCGCGAACTCGTCGCGCGGCAGGAAATCATGTACGACATCTACTTCAAGACGGTCAACATCGAGGGCGAAACCACCGAGTACATGGCCCAGACCGCGATCCTGCCTGCCGCTGTGACCTACCTCGGCGAACTCGAGCAGGCCGGGCCCGCGGGACGGGCGGTCCAGGGCCTGAAGGCGCAGGTGAGCGACCTGACCGACGAACTCTACGACGCCCTGCACACCCTGCACGCGGTCAACGAGGAACTCGGCGGCGAAGAAGTCCACGAAAAAGCCCACCACATGCGCGACAAGGTGCTGCCCGCCATGCAGCAGGTGCGCGCCGCCGCCGACCACCTCGAAAAAGTGGTCAGCGCCAAGCACTGGCCGATGCCCACCTACCGGCAGATGCTGTTCGTGAAATAA
- a CDS encoding DUF402 domain-containing protein, whose protein sequence is MKRKRFDHRTWHRAATGEQTVLELPGGLLVDYRAGEVPEPLRVPFRGRELLILDSGYRWVHYSPSGQTHALTVQLDTAGVPQQLYVDIGEGVGVGKDGLPYIDDLYLDVIAVCLVQPGGQWRVTETEIIDAEELEDALRSGAVSPGQAEFAWQEARAVEAALRGGRFAPLEILRGYLSDPYT, encoded by the coding sequence ATGAAACGCAAACGCTTCGATCACCGGACCTGGCACCGGGCGGCGACCGGCGAGCAGACTGTCCTCGAACTGCCGGGCGGCCTGCTCGTGGATTACCGTGCCGGCGAGGTCCCGGAGCCGCTGCGGGTGCCTTTTCGGGGGCGCGAACTCCTGATTCTGGACAGCGGCTACCGCTGGGTCCACTACTCACCAAGCGGCCAGACCCACGCGCTGACCGTGCAGCTCGACACCGCTGGGGTGCCGCAGCAGCTCTACGTGGACATCGGTGAAGGCGTCGGCGTGGGCAAGGACGGCCTGCCGTACATCGACGACCTCTACCTCGACGTGATCGCAGTCTGCTTGGTACAGCCGGGCGGGCAATGGCGCGTGACGGAAACTGAGATCATCGACGCGGAGGAGCTGGAAGATGCCCTCCGGAGCGGCGCCGTCTCGCCTGGGCAGGCCGAGTTCGCCTGGCAGGAGGCGCGGGCGGTGGAGGCGGCCCTACGAGGAGGGCGCTTTGCTCCATTGGAGATCCTGCGGGGGTACCTCAGCGATCCGTATACTTGA
- the katA gene encoding catalase: MSDEQNKAVGTAVQGVGGPRDDRTAAGEGQQTLTTRQGHPVFDNQNSRTVGSRGPMTLENYQFLEKLSHFDRERIPERVVHARGAGAHGVFVATGKVGDEPVSKYTRAKLFQEAGKETPVFVRFSTVGHGTHSPETLRDPRGFAVKFYTEDGNWDLVGNNLKVFFIRDALKFPDLIHSQKPSPTTNVQSQERIFDFFAGTPEATHMITLLYSPWGIPASYRFMQGSGVNTYKWVNAQGEGVLVKYHWEPKQGIRNLTQPQADEIQATNFNHATQDLHDAIERGEYPQWDLYVQLMEDGEHPELDFDPLDDTKIWPADRFPFRHVGTMTLNRNPDNVFAETEQVAFGTGVLVDGLDFSDDKMLQGRTFSYSDTQRYRVGPNYLQLPINAPKKHLATNQRDGQMAYRVDTFEGQDARVNYEPSLLSGPKEAPRAAPDHTPQVEGRLVRAPIERPNNFGQAGDQYRAFEDWERDELVSNLSGALAQCDVRIQQKMLEYFSAADQDYGRRVEEGIKARMKDVQDTPAPRYGRESRTQHSPRREAAISGD; the protein is encoded by the coding sequence ATGAGCGACGAGCAGAACAAGGCAGTGGGCACCGCCGTGCAGGGCGTGGGCGGTCCCCGGGACGACCGCACCGCCGCCGGTGAAGGCCAGCAGACGCTGACCACCCGCCAGGGGCACCCGGTTTTCGACAACCAGAACAGCCGCACGGTGGGCTCGCGCGGCCCGATGACGCTGGAGAATTACCAGTTTCTCGAGAAGCTCTCCCACTTCGACCGCGAGCGCATCCCCGAGCGCGTCGTGCATGCGCGCGGTGCCGGAGCGCACGGGGTCTTCGTCGCCACCGGCAAAGTCGGTGACGAGCCCGTGAGCAAGTACACCCGCGCCAAGCTCTTTCAGGAGGCGGGCAAAGAGACGCCCGTCTTCGTGCGCTTCTCGACCGTGGGTCACGGCACCCACTCGCCCGAGACGCTGCGCGACCCGCGCGGTTTCGCCGTCAAGTTCTACACGGAGGACGGCAACTGGGACCTCGTGGGCAACAACCTCAAGGTCTTTTTCATCCGCGACGCCCTGAAGTTCCCGGACCTGATCCACTCGCAAAAGCCCAGCCCCACCACCAACGTCCAGTCGCAGGAGCGCATCTTCGACTTCTTCGCGGGCACGCCGGAAGCGACGCACATGATCACACTGCTGTACTCGCCCTGGGGCATCCCGGCCTCCTACCGCTTCATGCAGGGCTCGGGCGTGAACACCTACAAGTGGGTCAACGCGCAGGGCGAAGGCGTGCTCGTCAAGTACCACTGGGAGCCGAAACAGGGCATCCGCAACCTGACGCAGCCGCAGGCCGACGAGATCCAGGCGACCAACTTCAACCACGCCACCCAGGACCTCCACGACGCCATCGAGCGCGGCGAGTACCCGCAGTGGGATCTCTATGTCCAGCTCATGGAGGACGGCGAGCACCCCGAACTCGACTTCGATCCCCTCGACGACACCAAGATCTGGCCCGCCGACCGGTTCCCCTTCCGGCATGTCGGGACCATGACCCTGAACCGCAACCCCGACAACGTGTTCGCCGAGACCGAGCAGGTGGCCTTCGGGACGGGCGTGCTCGTGGACGGACTCGATTTCAGCGACGACAAGATGCTCCAGGGACGTACCTTCTCCTACTCCGACACCCAGCGCTACCGCGTCGGCCCCAACTACCTCCAGTTGCCGATCAACGCGCCGAAAAAGCACCTGGCGACCAACCAGCGCGACGGGCAGATGGCCTACCGGGTGGACACCTTTGAGGGCCAGGACGCGCGCGTGAACTACGAGCCGAGCCTTCTGAGCGGCCCGAAAGAGGCCCCGCGCGCCGCGCCCGACCACACCCCGCAGGTAGAGGGCCGGCTCGTGCGCGCGCCCATCGAGCGCCCCAACAACTTCGGGCAGGCCGGGGACCAGTACCGCGCCTTCGAGGACTGGGAGCGTGACGAGCTGGTCAGTAACCTCTCGGGCGCCCTGGCGCAGTGCGACGTGCGCATCCAGCAGAAGATGCTCGAATACTTCTCCGCCGCCGATCAGGACTATGGCCGGCGGGTGGAAGAAGGCATCAAGGCCAGGATGAAGGACGTGCAGGACACTCCGGCGCCGCGCTATGGCCGCGAGTCGCGGACCCAGCACAGCCCCCGGCGCGAGGCCGCGATCTCAGGCGACTGA
- a CDS encoding phosphoribosylglycinamide formyltransferase has translation MKLAFLASHGGSAARELVRACHDGRLGAVPLALASNNSRSPALAWAREAGLQTAHLSRAGYPDPDALDEAIRDFLTQSGADTLVLSGYMKALGPRVLAAFEGRVLNIHPSLLPRHGGRGMYGDRVHESVLASGDAESGATVHLVTLGIDEGPVLAQSKVPVLSGDTLETLKARVQAIEGELMLRAVRELAAR, from the coding sequence CTGAAGCTCGCCTTTCTCGCCTCACACGGGGGCAGCGCGGCGCGCGAACTCGTGCGGGCCTGTCACGACGGACGTCTGGGCGCCGTGCCCCTGGCGCTGGCGAGCAACAACAGCCGCTCGCCGGCCCTCGCCTGGGCGCGTGAGGCGGGCTTGCAGACCGCGCACCTTAGCCGCGCGGGCTACCCGGACCCGGACGCGCTCGACGAGGCGATCCGCGATTTCCTGACCCAATCGGGCGCCGACACGCTGGTGCTGAGCGGGTACATGAAAGCGCTCGGGCCGCGCGTGCTCGCGGCATTTGAGGGCCGCGTGCTGAACATCCATCCCAGCCTGCTGCCCCGCCACGGCGGGCGCGGGATGTACGGCGACCGGGTGCACGAAAGCGTGCTGGCAAGCGGTGACGCCGAATCCGGCGCGACGGTGCACCTCGTCACGCTCGGCATCGACGAGGGGCCGGTGCTCGCGCAGTCGAAAGTGCCGGTCTTGAGCGGCGACACGCTGGAAACGCTCAAAGCCCGCGTGCAGGCCATCGAGGGCGAGCTGATGCTGCGGGCGGTCCGCGAGTTGGCCGCGCGCTGA
- a CDS encoding MFS transporter, which produces MSDATTGPAASFSLGRLVPLYAAQALATGAINVSTILAALVVGNLGFPGLIGLPATLIQVAAALSAGLFGALMLTRGRRLGLGLAFALGAIGAVVGFLGARAGVLPAFLLGAALMGGAQGGYQQARYAVAESVPDERRGTALGALMLMSVFGSLLMTGFSHPIEQAAGRLGTTAEIFGWLVGGGLLGVAALLMVAWRPLRPANGQVAARLGLAQAFALPGVRSTALALATAQGLMVTLMSLTPHRAHEMGMDHAGVAAIISGHILGMFGFGWLTGPLIDRLGVRPGYVGGAALLAAAAFTAPLPGHLWLGMSMFLLGLGWNLVFVSGSKEMARHPAAQGVTDGLGYVAAGTGTLVGGVVIAQAGFPALAYLCAALALLPLLSAWRAPGGAVRTQG; this is translated from the coding sequence ATGAGTGACGCCACCACCGGACCAGCCGCCTCCTTTTCCCTGGGGCGGCTGGTTCCGCTGTATGCCGCGCAGGCCCTCGCCACCGGGGCCATCAACGTGAGCACCATTCTCGCCGCCCTGGTGGTCGGCAACCTCGGCTTTCCGGGCCTGATCGGGTTGCCCGCCACGCTGATCCAGGTGGCAGCGGCGCTCTCAGCCGGTCTGTTCGGGGCGCTGATGCTCACGCGCGGGCGGCGGCTGGGACTGGGGCTCGCATTTGCGCTTGGGGCGATCGGCGCAGTGGTCGGGTTTTTGGGGGCGCGGGCCGGGGTGCTGCCCGCCTTCCTGCTCGGCGCGGCGCTGATGGGGGGAGCGCAGGGCGGTTACCAGCAGGCCCGTTACGCGGTGGCCGAGAGCGTGCCCGACGAGCGGCGCGGCACCGCCCTCGGCGCCCTGATGCTGATGAGCGTATTCGGCTCGCTCCTGATGACCGGCTTCTCGCACCCGATCGAGCAGGCCGCCGGGCGCCTCGGCACGACGGCAGAAATCTTCGGCTGGCTGGTGGGCGGTGGACTGCTCGGGGTGGCGGCCCTGCTGATGGTGGCCTGGCGTCCCCTGCGTCCGGCAAATGGGCAGGTGGCGGCGCGGCTGGGGCTCGCGCAGGCGTTCGCACTCCCGGGTGTGCGGTCTACAGCGCTCGCCCTCGCCACCGCGCAGGGCCTGATGGTCACCCTGATGAGCCTGACGCCGCACCGCGCGCACGAGATGGGGATGGACCATGCCGGGGTCGCGGCCATCATCAGCGGTCACATTCTCGGCATGTTCGGCTTCGGCTGGCTGACCGGGCCGCTGATCGACCGCCTCGGCGTGCGCCCCGGTTACGTCGGGGGCGCGGCGCTGCTGGCAGCGGCGGCCTTCACCGCCCCGTTGCCCGGACACCTGTGGCTCGGCATGAGCATGTTCCTGCTGGGCCTCGGCTGGAATCTCGTCTTTGTCAGCGGCAGCAAGGAGATGGCCCGCCATCCCGCCGCGCAGGGCGTGACCGACGGCCTGGGCTACGTGGCAGCGGGGACCGGCACCCTGGTCGGGGGGGTCGTGATCGCCCAGGCGGGCTTTCCCGCGCTCGCGTACCTGTGCGCCGCGCTCGCCCTGCTTCCCCTGCTGAGTGCCTGGCGCGCGCCGGGAGGGGCGGTCCGCACCCAGGGTTGA
- a CDS encoding dipeptidase: protein MTFPDFAAGLDRERANEELFELLRIPSVSADPTRKQDLVRAAEWLQLKLQSLGFTARVDATPGHPIVYAERLQAPGKPTVLIYGHYDVQPEAPLEEWITPPFEPTVRDGRIYARGSTDDKGQAFAHIKGAELLLAQGELPVNVKFLLEGEEEVGSPSIGDYLRAHQDELKADVIVVSDGSRFAPDVPTITYGVRGLSYVEIHVQGANRDLHSGAYGGAAPNPINALCEIIARLKDEHGRVTIPGFYDGVEPLTGEERQMWAELPHSDEEFAASIGVSALPGEEGYTTLERLWGRPTLDVNGIWGGYQGEGSKTVIAAKAGAKVSMRLVPGQDPERITRLIGEYVPQIAPPGVKAEVRPHHGGQPVRFDLGSVWVKAADRALQRVYGRPAAFARTGGSIPIVADFAQILKTPVLFVDLGLNEDAPHSPNESFAVQDYHNGILTSAYLLRELGEEQDPQGPQAAPSAGA from the coding sequence ATGACCTTTCCAGACTTTGCCGCCGGCCTCGACCGTGAGCGGGCCAATGAGGAACTGTTCGAGCTGCTGCGGATTCCCTCCGTGAGCGCCGATCCCACCCGGAAACAAGACCTCGTGCGCGCCGCCGAGTGGTTGCAGCTCAAGCTCCAGTCCCTCGGCTTTACGGCGCGTGTGGACGCCACGCCGGGGCACCCCATCGTGTACGCCGAACGCCTCCAGGCCCCCGGCAAGCCCACCGTGCTGATCTACGGGCATTACGACGTGCAGCCCGAGGCGCCGCTGGAGGAGTGGATCACGCCCCCCTTCGAGCCCACGGTGCGTGATGGGCGCATCTATGCGCGCGGCTCCACCGACGACAAGGGGCAGGCGTTCGCGCATATCAAGGGCGCCGAACTGCTGCTCGCGCAGGGCGAACTGCCCGTCAACGTCAAGTTCCTGCTCGAAGGCGAGGAAGAGGTCGGCAGCCCGAGCATCGGCGACTACCTGCGCGCCCACCAGGATGAGCTGAAGGCCGACGTGATCGTGGTGTCTGACGGCAGCCGCTTCGCGCCCGACGTGCCCACCATCACCTACGGCGTGCGCGGCCTGAGCTACGTCGAGATTCACGTGCAGGGCGCCAACCGCGACCTCCACTCCGGGGCCTACGGCGGCGCGGCGCCCAACCCGATCAACGCGCTGTGCGAGATCATCGCGCGGCTCAAAGACGAGCACGGGCGCGTCACCATCCCCGGCTTCTACGACGGCGTCGAGCCGCTGACCGGGGAGGAGCGGCAGATGTGGGCCGAGTTGCCGCACTCCGATGAGGAGTTCGCCGCGAGCATCGGTGTCTCGGCGCTGCCGGGGGAAGAGGGCTACACCACCCTCGAGCGGCTGTGGGGTCGCCCGACCCTCGATGTCAACGGCATCTGGGGCGGCTACCAGGGCGAGGGCTCGAAGACCGTGATTGCGGCGAAGGCGGGCGCAAAGGTCTCGATGCGCCTCGTGCCCGGCCAGGACCCGGAGCGCATCACCCGCCTGATTGGGGAGTATGTGCCGCAGATCGCACCCCCGGGCGTGAAGGCCGAGGTGCGGCCCCACCACGGCGGGCAGCCGGTCCGGTTCGACCTCGGCAGCGTCTGGGTGAAGGCGGCGGACCGCGCCTTGCAGCGGGTGTACGGGCGTCCGGCGGCGTTTGCGCGCACCGGCGGCAGCATTCCCATCGTGGCCGACTTTGCCCAGATCCTGAAGACGCCCGTGCTGTTCGTGGACCTGGGCCTGAACGAGGACGCGCCTCACTCGCCCAACGAGAGCTTTGCCGTACAGGACTACCACAACGGCATCCTGACGAGCGCTTACCTGCTGCGGGAGCTGGGCGAGGAACAGGACCCCCAGGGTCCCCAGGCTGCACCGTCGGCGGGCGCTTGA
- a CDS encoding DinB family protein, with the protein MNAADLALLLDEANHAPWESVRSALEGVEGQPHPRVGWLVSHLAQTKRDYWTKVAEAAGSPPPPDAAGLTRLMAWEVEQARRLTDAQLARSVTHAGEVFTVSQLLRLNARHTAWHAGQIAALAGRVRSA; encoded by the coding sequence ATGAACGCCGCCGACCTTGCCCTGCTGCTCGACGAGGCCAACCACGCCCCCTGGGAGAGCGTGCGAAGTGCCCTGGAAGGCGTGGAAGGTCAGCCGCACCCGCGCGTCGGTTGGCTCGTCTCGCACCTCGCCCAGACCAAGCGGGACTACTGGACGAAGGTGGCGGAGGCGGCGGGCTCTCCCCCACCCCCCGACGCCGCCGGCCTGACCCGGCTGATGGCCTGGGAAGTCGAGCAGGCCCGCAGGCTCACCGACGCTCAGCTCGCCCGCTCCGTGACCCACGCCGGCGAGGTGTTTACTGTTTCGCAACTGCTGCGCCTCAACGCCCGTCACACGGCCTGGCACGCCGGGCAGATCGCGGCGCTCGCAGGCCGGGTCCGCAGCGCCTGA